In Nitrospirota bacterium, a single genomic region encodes these proteins:
- a CDS encoding bifunctional 5,10-methylenetetrahydrofolate dehydrogenase/5,10-methenyltetrahydrofolate cyclohydrolase: protein MTQLMQGGELSSKIILAVKEETSRLAQHGIRAGLALLLVGEDKSSFMYYQAIQSAAVRAGIDIFNHTLPATASLNEILNLIKTLNNDERANGILVFMPLPRNIDTRKVVNAIVPEKDVDGQGAISVGRLSAEESTAYLFEPKFTLSVRSTFLPCTPYGVMRMLEHYNIDPKGKKAVIVGKSLAVGKPLAMMMLVKEATVSVCHRETRDLGSETRQADILCTATGRPGLIKADMVKEGAIVVDIGITILPDGATVGDVDFDAVFKKASLITPVPGGVGPVTIAILLKNTVISAKRMVGVG, encoded by the coding sequence ATGACGCAGCTGATGCAGGGGGGCGAACTTTCCTCAAAAATCATCCTGGCAGTCAAGGAGGAGACATCCAGGCTGGCGCAACACGGCATTCGCGCCGGGCTTGCGCTTCTGCTGGTGGGCGAGGACAAGTCCTCATTCATGTACTACCAGGCGATCCAGAGCGCCGCGGTCCGGGCGGGGATCGATATTTTCAACCACACCCTGCCCGCGACCGCGTCCCTGAATGAGATCCTGAACCTCATCAAGACGCTGAACAACGATGAGAGGGCAAATGGCATCCTGGTCTTCATGCCGCTGCCGCGAAATATCGATACCCGGAAGGTCGTGAACGCCATCGTTCCGGAGAAGGACGTGGATGGCCAGGGCGCTATTTCCGTCGGTCGTCTGTCGGCGGAGGAATCGACAGCCTATCTGTTCGAGCCGAAATTCACGCTTTCGGTCAGGTCCACGTTCCTGCCCTGCACACCCTACGGCGTGATGCGGATGCTGGAGCACTACAACATCGACCCGAAGGGGAAGAAAGCCGTGATCGTGGGGAAAAGTCTTGCGGTAGGCAAGCCGCTTGCGATGATGATGCTGGTCAAGGAAGCGACGGTCTCGGTCTGCCATCGCGAGACCCGCGACCTCGGCAGTGAGACCAGACAGGCTGATATTCTCTGCACGGCCACGGGGAGGCCGGGGCTCATCAAGGCGGACATGGTGAAAGAGGGGGCGATCGTGGTGGACATCGGCATCACCATTCTGCCTGACGGCGCGACCGTGGGAGATGTTGATTTTGACGCGGTATTTAAAAAAGCGTCGTTGATCACGCCGGTCCCCGGCGGCGTAGGACCGGTGACCATCGCTATCCTGCTCAAGAATACCGTGATCTCGGCAAAGAGAATGGTGGGGGTGGGGTAG
- a CDS encoding NAD(P)H-hydrate dehydratase, with translation MKIVTTQQMKNIDRRAIRDFGIPGTVLMENAAVAVMIAMEKFFDGLEGVRVGILCGKGNNGGDGLALARRLRISGVPVRVALLASFGAIKGEAKINLSILRKMDVEIVQNASSRSLSDIIAWSDVLVDALLGVGLSSPLKGAYAQAVKMINTSGAPVVAVDIPTGINADTGEVMGVAVKADLTVTMAFLKRGLVLYPGAGYAGTVRVADLGIPSEVAEKEHLSVSLLDKDSVWGVLSSRLSDAHKGDFGHLMVVAGSPGKAGAAIMAAKGALRAGAGLVSVATPNNLVPIIQAQVAEAMCVPSAESIEGTLGIGSEEELLKTMGTMSACAIGPGLSTHYETVQAVRNLIQRLTIPAVIDADGLNALAGFTDILKRVKAPVILTPHPGEMGRLLGISSDDVQKNRIGVSSEFARKYNVTVVLKGAATVVATPHGWVFINSTGNPGMASGGTGDVLTGMIGSLLAQGYSASQAACLGVYLHGLAGDLAAEEKGEASMIAGDLIDKIPHAFKEMT, from the coding sequence ATGAAAATCGTCACCACACAGCAAATGAAGAACATCGACCGCAGGGCGATCAGGGACTTCGGCATCCCCGGCACGGTCCTGATGGAGAACGCGGCAGTAGCCGTCATGATTGCCATGGAGAAGTTCTTCGACGGCCTTGAAGGGGTTCGGGTCGGCATCCTCTGCGGCAAGGGGAATAACGGCGGCGATGGCCTGGCGCTCGCGCGGCGGCTCAGGATCAGCGGCGTACCGGTGCGGGTCGCGCTGCTGGCATCCTTTGGCGCGATCAAAGGGGAAGCAAAGATCAATCTCTCCATTCTCCGCAAGATGGATGTCGAGATCGTGCAGAATGCGTCTTCCCGTTCTCTTTCCGATATTATTGCATGGTCGGATGTTCTTGTTGACGCGTTGCTTGGCGTGGGTCTGTCATCTCCCCTGAAAGGCGCGTATGCGCAGGCCGTGAAGATGATCAATACCTCGGGCGCTCCTGTTGTCGCCGTGGACATTCCCACGGGGATCAATGCGGATACAGGCGAGGTCATGGGCGTGGCGGTCAAGGCCGACCTTACGGTGACCATGGCATTCCTGAAACGCGGACTCGTGCTCTATCCCGGCGCGGGGTACGCGGGCACGGTGCGCGTTGCGGACCTCGGCATCCCATCGGAGGTTGCGGAAAAAGAACATCTGTCGGTGAGCCTGTTGGATAAGGATTCTGTCTGGGGCGTTCTCAGCAGCAGATTGTCCGATGCGCACAAGGGGGACTTCGGTCACCTCATGGTCGTCGCCGGCTCGCCGGGCAAGGCTGGGGCGGCAATCATGGCTGCCAAAGGAGCGCTCAGAGCAGGAGCAGGGCTCGTGAGCGTGGCAACGCCGAACAATCTTGTCCCGATCATCCAAGCGCAGGTCGCGGAGGCCATGTGTGTCCCTTCAGCCGAGAGCATCGAAGGGACATTGGGGATCGGGTCTGAAGAAGAACTGCTCAAGACCATGGGAACCATGAGCGCTTGCGCGATCGGTCCGGGGCTTTCAACACACTACGAAACGGTCCAGGCTGTGCGGAATCTTATTCAACGACTCACGATCCCGGCGGTGATCGACGCGGACGGGTTGAATGCGCTTGCCGGATTCACGGATATTCTTAAACGCGTAAAAGCGCCGGTTATTCTGACCCCGCACCCCGGTGAAATGGGGAGGCTGCTGGGCATATCATCCGATGATGTACAGAAGAACAGGATCGGTGTCTCTTCGGAATTTGCCAGAAAGTATAACGTTACGGTCGTACTCAAGGGCGCGGCCACGGTGGTCGCGACTCCTCATGGATGGGTGTTCATCAACTCCACGGGAAACCCCGGCATGGCATCCGGCGGGACCGGAGACGTGCTCACCGGCATGATCGGCAGCCTCCTTGCCCAGGGATACAGCGCAAGTCAGGCCGCGTGTCTCGGCGTTTATCTGCACGGACTGGCTGGGGACCTTGCGGCTGAGGAAAAAGGCGAAGCTTCAATGATCGCCGGAGATCTGATTGATAAAATTCCTCATGCTTTTAAAGAAATGACGTAA
- a CDS encoding pyridoxine 5'-phosphate synthase, whose amino-acid sequence MPRLSVNIDHIATIRQARKGMEPDPVAAAILAELAGAEGIIAHLREDRRHVQDRDLRLLRETVQTKLNLEMAATDEMQRIALEVKPNITTLVPEKREELTTEGGLEVASRTDFMKSFISRLQQGGIVVSLFIDPDDNQIAAARKSGADWVEIHTGAYANAKTEKDRGRELEKITEAAKLAGSLGLRVGAGHGLNYVNVRKIARIPEVEELNIGHSIISRAALVGMERAVREMRALIGNW is encoded by the coding sequence GTGCCCAGATTGTCCGTAAATATCGACCACATTGCCACGATCCGACAGGCGAGGAAGGGCATGGAGCCCGATCCGGTTGCGGCGGCGATACTCGCAGAGCTGGCGGGCGCGGAAGGCATCATCGCGCACCTGCGCGAGGACCGGCGGCATGTTCAGGACCGGGACCTGCGGCTGCTGCGAGAGACCGTGCAGACGAAACTGAACCTCGAAATGGCGGCGACCGACGAAATGCAGCGTATAGCGCTCGAGGTCAAACCGAACATTACCACGCTGGTCCCGGAGAAGCGGGAAGAGCTCACGACCGAAGGCGGTCTTGAGGTGGCCTCACGGACCGATTTCATGAAATCCTTTATAAGCCGTCTCCAGCAGGGCGGCATTGTGGTCAGCCTCTTTATCGATCCCGATGATAACCAGATCGCGGCGGCAAGGAAGTCCGGCGCGGACTGGGTGGAGATCCACACCGGCGCGTATGCGAACGCGAAGACCGAAAAAGACCGCGGGCGTGAGCTTGAGAAGATCACCGAGGCGGCGAAGCTCGCCGGGAGCCTGGGGCTCCGCGTGGGCGCGGGACACGGTCTGAACTACGTGAACGTGCGGAAGATAGCGCGTATTCCCGAGGTGGAGGAACTGAACATCGGCCACAGCATCATCTCACGGGCAGCGCTCGTTGGGATGGAGCGGGCGGTGAGGGAGATGAGAGCGTTAATTGGAAATTGGTAA
- a CDS encoding flagellar assembly protein T N-terminal domain-containing protein, translated as MIRLVKSMSLVFLLIATAALPAISEESKTVTAEGVAAIQGNARDIARDAALEDAQKRAVEQAIGILIDSQTQVENYQLISDKILSQTKGYIKRYNVISETVDSGLLRVRINAEVALGRLTDDLSGIGILLGRMHKPRTMVMIAEQNIGQTVIAWWLGAYGEQTDISVVENVFMDKFTEKGFEFIDHQIAVKEIKVTEAYRVKDLTVAQAKTLGAQADAEVVIIGKAVSKRFGEIGGGMISAQADLSARAVRIDTGQVIATASTHAAAVHVSDVTAGTEALKKAANEAAEEMMGKILTIYAKETGGTRSVNITITGLNKNQFAKFKDVLQNQVRGIKDLHERSFNGTTAKISVDSKNSAQILSDELLLRDFSGFSVEVVSSTANSLELKVTPK; from the coding sequence ATGATTCGTCTCGTAAAATCCATGAGTCTCGTATTTCTTCTGATTGCAACGGCGGCGCTTCCGGCGATCTCCGAGGAATCAAAGACCGTGACCGCCGAAGGCGTGGCCGCGATCCAGGGAAATGCCCGCGATATTGCCCGCGATGCCGCTCTTGAGGATGCCCAGAAACGCGCTGTGGAACAGGCGATCGGCATTCTGATCGACTCGCAGACCCAGGTCGAGAACTACCAGCTCATCAGCGACAAGATCCTGTCGCAGACCAAGGGGTACATCAAGCGGTACAATGTCATCAGTGAAACGGTTGACAGCGGTCTTCTTCGCGTCCGCATCAACGCGGAAGTCGCCCTCGGCCGGCTGACCGATGATCTCTCGGGTATCGGCATCCTCCTCGGCCGTATGCACAAGCCCCGGACCATGGTCATGATAGCGGAACAGAACATCGGGCAGACGGTCATTGCCTGGTGGCTGGGCGCCTATGGAGAACAAACCGACATCAGTGTCGTTGAAAACGTCTTCATGGACAAATTCACGGAAAAAGGATTTGAGTTCATAGACCACCAGATCGCGGTCAAGGAGATCAAGGTGACCGAGGCCTACCGGGTCAAGGACCTTACCGTTGCCCAGGCCAAGACGCTCGGCGCGCAGGCGGACGCCGAGGTGGTGATCATCGGCAAGGCCGTATCCAAACGTTTTGGCGAGATAGGCGGCGGGATGATTTCAGCGCAGGCGGACCTTTCAGCGAGGGCCGTGCGCATTGATACCGGTCAGGTCATCGCAACGGCATCGACGCATGCGGCCGCCGTGCATGTCTCCGATGTAACGGCCGGTACGGAAGCGCTCAAGAAAGCGGCGAATGAAGCCGCAGAGGAAATGATGGGGAAAATCCTGACCATCTATGCAAAAGAGACAGGCGGCACCCGGTCCGTCAACATCACCATCACCGGCCTGAACAAAAACCAGTTCGCGAAGTTCAAGGACGTTCTTCAGAACCAGGTGCGCGGCATCAAGGACCTGCACGAACGGAGCTTCAACGGGACAACAGCCAAAATATCGGTGGACTCGAAGAACAGCGCGCAGATACTATCGGATGAATTGCTGCTGAGGGACTTCAGTGGCTTCTCCGTGGAAGTGGTGAGCTCGACGGCGAACTCGCTGGAGTTGAAGGTCACGCCGAAATAG
- a CDS encoding glycerol-3-phosphate dehydrogenase/oxidase — MPRTDVLDADRQFDVIVIGGGITGAGAARDAALRGLSCLLLEKGDFASGVTSKSTRLIHGGLRYLANFEMDLVAESLIERAILRKQAPYLIHPMPILIPIYKEDPHGRAVMSIGIHLYDLLSHEKDIPHYFTSNRGKTLGFEPRLNREGLIGSALFYDHQITMPERLVIENIISAREAGARLLNYVRAERIEEVNGGVVVTAKDTLTGMASTFRSKVLINAAGPWIDRVRHSGNLDQKKIIFPTKGIHLVLPKLSNQALFVTSRDGRMFFIIPLEAYSLIGTTDTKYNGDLDEVYADQDDVEYLLTESRRILPKMNLTKESILYSYAGIRPLAFSGRSESKISRKHRVIREGRNNRIITIAGGKLTTYRNMAKDVVDAACRVLGTSTRCSTDKKPLPGGLPVDYEQYLREAIPEMASRFKVAPELVRHLISCYGARTERVLELAASHPVLGGSISSESSDIYAQVLYSVIEEGARTLSDIVLRRMHLGITASRGLRQAEKIADIAGRELKWSDDEIHHQIDEFKKALQRETACLSGPARKGNVC, encoded by the coding sequence ATGCCGAGAACGGATGTTTTGGACGCAGATCGACAATTTGATGTCATCGTCATCGGCGGCGGCATCACCGGCGCCGGTGCAGCGCGGGACGCGGCGCTGCGGGGACTGTCGTGTCTTTTGCTGGAAAAAGGAGACTTCGCGTCAGGCGTTACTTCGAAGTCCACGCGCCTGATCCATGGCGGCTTGCGTTATCTTGCCAACTTCGAGATGGACCTGGTTGCCGAGTCTCTCATCGAGCGCGCCATTCTTCGCAAACAGGCGCCGTACCTGATTCATCCCATGCCGATCCTCATACCAATCTATAAGGAAGACCCGCACGGCAGGGCGGTCATGTCCATCGGCATTCACCTTTATGACCTGCTGTCGCACGAGAAAGACATCCCGCACTATTTCACCTCCAACAGGGGAAAGACCCTTGGATTTGAGCCGCGTCTGAACCGGGAAGGGCTGATCGGCAGCGCGCTGTTCTACGATCACCAGATCACGATGCCTGAGAGGCTGGTCATCGAGAACATCATCTCCGCTCGTGAGGCAGGGGCCAGGCTCCTGAACTATGTCCGTGCTGAAAGGATCGAAGAGGTGAATGGCGGTGTCGTGGTCACTGCGAAGGATACACTCACGGGAATGGCTTCCACGTTCCGTTCCAAGGTCCTGATCAATGCCGCGGGGCCGTGGATCGACCGGGTAAGGCACTCAGGCAATCTTGACCAAAAGAAGATCATCTTTCCCACAAAGGGTATCCATCTGGTGCTGCCGAAGCTTTCGAACCAGGCGCTCTTCGTCACCTCACGCGACGGAAGGATGTTCTTTATCATCCCGCTTGAAGCCTACTCGCTTATCGGCACTACGGACACGAAATACAACGGCGACCTGGACGAGGTGTATGCGGACCAGGATGACGTGGAGTACCTGCTTACCGAAAGCAGGCGTATCCTGCCGAAGATGAACCTGACGAAAGAGTCGATCCTTTATTCGTATGCGGGCATTCGGCCGCTCGCGTTCTCGGGCAGGAGCGAGTCAAAAATATCGCGCAAACATCGGGTCATTCGAGAGGGACGGAACAACAGGATCATCACCATTGCCGGCGGCAAGCTCACCACCTATCGCAACATGGCAAAGGACGTGGTCGACGCGGCATGCAGGGTGCTGGGAACCAGTACCCGTTGCAGTACGGACAAAAAGCCGCTTCCCGGCGGCCTGCCTGTGGACTACGAACAGTACCTGCGCGAAGCAATCCCCGAAATGGCATCACGTTTCAAGGTTGCGCCCGAGCTGGTACGCCATCTCATCAGTTGTTATGGTGCGCGAACGGAGAGGGTGCTGGAACTTGCAGCATCGCATCCGGTCCTGGGCGGGTCGATCTCTTCAGAAAGCAGCGATATCTATGCACAGGTCCTGTACAGCGTGATTGAGGAAGGGGCGAGAACGCTTTCCGATATTGTTCTCCGCAGAATGCACCTGGGTATCACTGCTTCGCGTGGCCTGAGGCAAGCGGAGAAGATCGCTGATATCGCGGGTCGGGAACTCAAATGGAGCGACGACGAGATACACCATCAGATCGACGAGTTTAAAAAGGCTTTACAGAGAGAAACAGCGTGCCTAAGCGGGCCCGCGAGAAAGGGGAACGTATGCTGA
- the acpS gene encoding holo-ACP synthase produces the protein MIVGIGVDLVKIDRIDKAGKDHAGFLERVFTEREREYCTRQKYPAQHYAGRFAAKEAVLKAIGTGWSAGVKWTDIEVLHGEGGGPIVNLSGRVKDLMDLKGVKQVLLSYSHDEGYAVAQVVLVGATFYSSGENP, from the coding sequence ATGATAGTCGGCATCGGAGTTGACCTGGTGAAGATCGACCGCATCGACAAGGCAGGGAAGGACCATGCAGGTTTTCTTGAGCGGGTGTTCACGGAGCGCGAGCGGGAATACTGTACACGCCAGAAATATCCCGCCCAGCACTACGCAGGCAGGTTCGCTGCCAAGGAAGCGGTGCTCAAGGCCATCGGCACTGGATGGAGCGCGGGCGTAAAGTGGACGGACATAGAGGTGCTTCACGGCGAAGGCGGCGGCCCGATCGTGAACCTCTCCGGCAGGGTGAAGGACCTCATGGACCTCAAGGGTGTGAAACAAGTGCTCCTCAGCTACTCGCACGATGAAGGATATGCCGTGGCGCAGGTGGTGCTGGTGGGGGCAACGTTCTATAGCTCTGGTGAAAATCCCTGA